Part of the Mycolicibacterium mengxianglii genome is shown below.
TGCTGGCGCTCGGCGGTGAGGCCGTCGGCATCCCGGCGTGGCGCCAGATCACCGACCAGTGCACCCGCACCGGCATGTCGGCCTTCAACTGCTACGGACCCACCGAGACCACCGTCGAGGCGGTGGTTGCCGCGATCGGCGAACACCGGGCGCCGTCGATCGGGAACCCCACAGCCCCGACCGTGGCGCACATCCTGGACTCGTGGTTGCGCCCGGTGCCCGACGGAGTGGCGGGGGAGCTGTACTTGGCAGGGGACCAACTCACCCGCGGCTATCTGGGCCGCCCCGGTGACACCGCGGCCAGGTTCGTTGCCGATCCGGTGCTGCCCGGTCGCCGGATGTATCGCACCGGCGACGTGGTGCGCCGGGGACCCGACGGCGGCCTGCAGTTCTTGGGCCGCTCCGACGACCAGGTCAAGATCCGCGGCTTCCGGGTCGAGCCGGGCGAAATCGCCGCTGTGCTCCTCCAGCATCCCGGTGTGCGCAACGCCCATGTCGCGGTGCGCCGGCAGACCAGCGGACACCGGCTGACGGCATATGTGGCGGCCGGCAACACCGCTCCTGCGGTAGCGGAGCTGCGGGCCCGGTTGCTCGCCCGGTTACCGCGCTACATGGTTCCGCACCACATCGTGGTCATCAACAAGCTGCCGCTCACCGGCAACGGCAAGGTCGATGAATCCGCCCTGCCCGCTGTTGATGTCGCCGAAGAGTCGGCCAGCCGGCCGGAAACCGACACCGAGTCGGCGTTGGCCGCGCTGCTGTGCGAAGTGCTGGAATCCGCCGAGGTCGATGTCACCGCCGATTTCCTGGACATGGGGCTCGACAGCATCGCCGCGCTGTCGCTGGTACAGGCGGCCCGGCGCCGCGGATTCGAGCTGCGGGCCCGGTTGATGTTGCAGTGCCACAATATTCGTGAACTCGCTGCCGCTATCGACAGCGGAATCACGGGCCCACAACCGGCCCCCGTCGACGAGACCAGGTTCGGTGAGGTGCAGCCGGCGCCGATCGTGTCCTGGATGTACGACGCCGGCGGCTTCCGCCGGTTCACCCAGAACCTGTTGATCGCCGTGCCGCCCGAGCTGAGCGCCGAGCATCTCGAGAAGGTGCTGCAGGGTCTGCTGGACCGGCACGACATGCTGCGTGCGGTATTGCAGACCGACGGTCACACCCACCGGTTGCTCACCCGGCCCCCGGGCACGGTGCGTGCCGGTGAGGTGCTGCGTCGTGTCGATGCCCCGGCCGGTGAGGTACTCCCGGCCGAATCCCGCGCTGCGCTGGACCGGATCGACCCGGCGGCCGGCACCATGCTGGCGGCCGTCAGCTTCGGCGGCCCGTCGCCCAGCCTGCTGATGTGCGTGCATCACCTGGCCACCGACGTGGTGTCCTGGTACGTGATGCTCGCTGACCTGGCGCAGATCGCCGCGACGATCACCGCCGGTGAAACTCCAGAGCTGGAAGCGGAATTCACCACCTACCGTGAGTACGGCCGGTTGCTGGCCGAACGCGGCGACTCCGACGAGGTGACGGCACAGCGGCAGTACTGGCTGGACGTCCTTACCGGACCGGACCCGGTACTGGGCACCAGGCTGCCCGATCCCACCCGCGATACCTGGGCAACCCTGCGTCAGCACAATATCGTGATCGATTCCGACGAAACCCTGCAGCTGCTGGACCGGCTCGACGGGGCGGGCGTGGAAGTTCGGGACTTCCTGCTGGCCGCTCTCACCGTCACGCTGGCGTCGTGGCGGGCAGCGCGCGGCGAGCCCGCCACCGGCGGTGCACTCATCGCCTTGGAGGGCCACGGCAGAGAAGACGTCCTGGTCGGCGATACCGTCGACACCTCGGCGACGGTCGGCTGGTTCACCTCGGTGTTCCCCGTCCGCCTCGGTGCGGACGCGTCTCCTGTCGACATCGACGTGGCGCGCCGCGACCCGACGCGCGCCCGTGCCTTGATCCAGTCGGTGGCCGAACAGGTGGCCACGGTACCCAATCGGGGCCTGGACTACGGGCTGCTGCGCTATCACCGGCGCGATCCGGACCTGACCGCAGCGGCCCAGCCGCAGCTCGAGTTCAACTACATGGGCCGGTTCGACCTGAGTTCCGACGGTGCCGGTGAGCAGGGCAAGCCATGGTCGCTGATCACCGATCCCGTGCTCAACCAACAGCTTCCGACGTCTTCGGAGCCGGATCTGCCGCTGCGTTACACCTTCGACGTGATCGCGGTGGTGACGCCGACCGAGGCCGGTCCCCAGCTACTGACCAGCTGGCGCTGGAGCGATCAGCTGTCCACCGTAGAGGAGATCGACGAGTTGTCCGCCCTCTGGCGCACCGCCATCACCACCCTGGGAGCGGCACTGTGAGCGGCACTCTCGCGATCATCGGCGCCGGTGCCAAGGCGGTCGCCGTCGCCGCCAAGGCAGCCGAGTTGCGCGCCATGGGCATCGACGCCCCCGATGTGGTGGCCGTGGAGCGCACCACGGTGGCCGCCAACTGGCAGGCCAGCGGGGGTTGGACCGACGGCGAACACCGGCTGGGCACCAGCCCGGAGAAAGACGTCGGTTTCCCGTACCGGTCGGCGCTGGCGCCGCGCCGCAACGCCGAGCTCGACGAACGGATGACCCGGCACAGCTGGCAGTCCTACCTGATCGGCACCGGGCAGTTCGCCGAGTGGATCGACCGGGGCAGGCCGGCCCCGACACACCGGCGCTGGAGTCAGTACCTGCGGTGGGTTGCCGACGCGGTGGGGATGACGGTGGTGCGTGGTCAGGTGGAGAGCCTGGCAGTGCGGGACACGCCCAGCGGGCGGCGCTGGGCGCTGCACACCCGGGAGACGACCGTGCACGCCGACGCCGTCATGGTGACCGGCCCCGGTCAAGCCGAACGGTCAATACTGCCGGGCAACCCGCGGGTACTTTCCATCGCCCAGTTCTGGCACCGCGCGGGGGAGCACGACCGGATCACCGCCGAACGCGTCGCGGTGATCGGGGGCGGCGAGACCGCCGCATCCATGCTCAATGAGCTGTTCCGGCACCGGGTTTCCTCGATCACGGTGATCTCGCCGCAGGTCACCCTGTTCACTCGCGGGGAAAGCTACTTCGAGAACGCGTTGTTCTCCGACCCGACCGGCTGGACCCAGCTGACTCCCGCGGAGCGACGTGACGCACTGGCCCGCACCGACCGCGGGGTGTTCTCCGCCCGGGTGCAGGACGCGCTGCTGGCCGACGACCGGATCCGGCACCTGCGTGGTCGCGTCGCCCACGCTGTCGGCCGCGACGGGCAGATCCGGCTCACCTTGTCCACCAACCGCGGTGGCGAGCACAACGAGACCGTGCACGGGTTCGACCTGGTGATCGACGGGTCAGGTGCCGACGCGCTGTGGTTCACCGAGTTGTTCAGCCAGGACACCCTGGATCTGCTCGAACTCGGGTTGGGTGGCCCGCTGACCGGTGAGCGCCTCCAGGAGTCCATCGGTTACGACCTGGCCGTCGCCGATGTCGCGCCGAAACTGTTCCTGCCCAACCTGTCCGGGCTGACCCAGGGGCCTGGGTTCCCGAACTTGAGCTGCCTGGGCCTGCTGTCCGACCGGGTGCTCGGTGCCGACCTCGGCGCCGGGTCCTCGGCCGAACCCAACTCCATCACCACTGCGAGGAGCCGCCATGAGCACCAATCCCTTTGACGACGAGAACGGCACCTTCTACGTGCTGGTCAACGACGAAGAGCAGCACAGTCTCTGGCCGACGTTCGCCGACGTCCCGAGCGGCTGGCGGGTGGTGTTCGGTGAGGCGGGGCGTGCCGACTGCCTGGCCTATGTAGAGCAGCACTGGATCGATATGCGTCCCCGCAGCCTGCGGGAGTCGATGACGTCGTAGCGCGACGGGTCAACTCACGGTCGTCGGCGCGTCGCCGATCGGCACCACCGCAGCCTCTGGCCGCGCGGGCACCGCGTCGGCCAGGAACCACCGGAATGCCAGATTGCCTTGCGGATAGTCCAGGGTGGTCACCGAATTCGGGTGCGCCGTCATACCGCGGGATACCACGATGGTCACCGACCCGTCCGAATTTGGTACCGCGGTATGGCAATTGACCGAGCCCCGGGCGTCGTCGACGTTGTGGGAGGCCATGAACTGGTTCCACACCACGAGGTTCCAGAAGCGGCACTGTGGCGGCCGGTGGGTGATCACCAGGGCTTCGCCCTCCTCGAGGACAAAGCTGCCGTAGGAGTAGCAGGCGTCGCGAGCCGACCAGCCGAAGTTCGCGTCGAGTACCTGATAGGGCGCGCCGAATTCGTTGGCGACGTTGCTCACTTCGTGGCCGAGGACGTGTTTGTCGTCGACGCGAACCCCCACCGCCATCGGCAGGATCGCGAACATGGTCCGCAGCCACGCCGCGCTGGCCCGCAGCCTGGCCGCGGTCTCGGCGTCGCCGTGCCGAATCGGATCAGCAGGGTCGAGTGCCTCGATCCGCCAGTCCATCGCCCGGCCCGTCAGCGGGTCGGCCTGGTAGTCGCGGGTGACCAGGACCGCGGCCCCGGGCAGCGGCCCTATCTCGAAGGAGAAGTCGCCCGAGTCGGTGAGCCCGATCTCGTCGGGGTCGGAGTCCCGCCAGATCCCGACGATCCGATCCGACCAGGACCCCGGTGCCGGCTCGTTGTAGGCGGTCAGTGAGAAGTACACGCTGTCGCGTTTGTTGCCGCTGATGCGGTAGCGCCGTTGCTCGTCGATCGGGCAGAGCAGGTAATAGGCATCGCCGTTGTCTCCGCCCCACCGGCGGTCCCGCCGGAACGGCGTGTTGAGTTCCACGAATTGGGGCCGGC
Proteins encoded:
- a CDS encoding amino acid adenylation domain-containing protein — its product is MALSPLQQGLYSLASLTGDADTAPGDDPYVIAMAADITGTLDVPLLQQCAAAMLVRHPNLRASFFQGNLRKPVQVVPTRVDLPWRQVRAAAEDVAALEAAERSRPFTLANGPAIRFLLIEVPDSHWRIVVTAHHIVIDGWSLPLFVGELIMAYRSGGDLSALPPSPRPYRDYIGWLAGRDPEASRALWREHLKGIDGPTLLTPALTATEPPAGRPRRTEVKLQREATTALADAARSRGVTVNTVLQMAWATILSAITDRGEVTFGVTVSGRPAELAGVEAMVGLFINTVPLRVRLEPTSAVGAQLLALQREAAVLREHSYLGHSELRALAGVGELFDTLLVYENFPPGGIVGSTEFTANGATFRPAELESLSHFPVTIAAHLTDGELTVFVETLDGALGPMRPEDMGQRVVTTAQRLIAGWDRPLRDISVLLPAETEHPVGSVSPAVSGGIHTRLAEMAAAQPDSPAVSWQAGVMTYRELDEAADRLGAALAARGVRAETPVAINLSRGPEYVVAMFAVLKAGGVIVPLDPGMPEERVADILEQTQATVIVDAGSYHQLRSTAATPGFRPAVVVPDQACYVVFTSGTTGRPKGVVGTHRAVLAYAADHAAHVLRPAAARLGRKLRIAHAWSFTFDAAWQPLAALLDGHSVHIVGDESQRDAEQLVAVIAGFGLDMIDTTPSMFAQLRNFGLLTEVPLAVLALGGEAVGIPAWRQITDQCTRTGMSAFNCYGPTETTVEAVVAAIGEHRAPSIGNPTAPTVAHILDSWLRPVPDGVAGELYLAGDQLTRGYLGRPGDTAARFVADPVLPGRRMYRTGDVVRRGPDGGLQFLGRSDDQVKIRGFRVEPGEIAAVLLQHPGVRNAHVAVRRQTSGHRLTAYVAAGNTAPAVAELRARLLARLPRYMVPHHIVVINKLPLTGNGKVDESALPAVDVAEESASRPETDTESALAALLCEVLESAEVDVTADFLDMGLDSIAALSLVQAARRRGFELRARLMLQCHNIRELAAAIDSGITGPQPAPVDETRFGEVQPAPIVSWMYDAGGFRRFTQNLLIAVPPELSAEHLEKVLQGLLDRHDMLRAVLQTDGHTHRLLTRPPGTVRAGEVLRRVDAPAGEVLPAESRAALDRIDPAAGTMLAAVSFGGPSPSLLMCVHHLATDVVSWYVMLADLAQIAATITAGETPELEAEFTTYREYGRLLAERGDSDEVTAQRQYWLDVLTGPDPVLGTRLPDPTRDTWATLRQHNIVIDSDETLQLLDRLDGAGVEVRDFLLAALTVTLASWRAARGEPATGGALIALEGHGREDVLVGDTVDTSATVGWFTSVFPVRLGADASPVDIDVARRDPTRARALIQSVAEQVATVPNRGLDYGLLRYHRRDPDLTAAAQPQLEFNYMGRFDLSSDGAGEQGKPWSLITDPVLNQQLPTSSEPDLPLRYTFDVIAVVTPTEAGPQLLTSWRWSDQLSTVEEIDELSALWRTAITTLGAAL
- the mbtG gene encoding NADPH-dependent L-lysine N(6)-monooxygenase MbtG gives rise to the protein MSGTLAIIGAGAKAVAVAAKAAELRAMGIDAPDVVAVERTTVAANWQASGGWTDGEHRLGTSPEKDVGFPYRSALAPRRNAELDERMTRHSWQSYLIGTGQFAEWIDRGRPAPTHRRWSQYLRWVADAVGMTVVRGQVESLAVRDTPSGRRWALHTRETTVHADAVMVTGPGQAERSILPGNPRVLSIAQFWHRAGEHDRITAERVAVIGGGETAASMLNELFRHRVSSITVISPQVTLFTRGESYFENALFSDPTGWTQLTPAERRDALARTDRGVFSARVQDALLADDRIRHLRGRVAHAVGRDGQIRLTLSTNRGGEHNETVHGFDLVIDGSGADALWFTELFSQDTLDLLELGLGGPLTGERLQESIGYDLAVADVAPKLFLPNLSGLTQGPGFPNLSCLGLLSDRVLGADLGAGSSAEPNSITTARSRHEHQSL
- a CDS encoding MbtH family protein is translated as MSTNPFDDENGTFYVLVNDEEQHSLWPTFADVPSGWRVVFGEAGRADCLAYVEQHWIDMRPRSLRESMTS
- a CDS encoding DUF1214 domain-containing protein produces the protein MTSEHDSSAAWRELLTTLGGLDRSFLEGDRAVTDDRHVADGYRMLATTLGVAFDTYLFAEPSRPQFVELNTPFRRDRRWGGDNGDAYYLLCPIDEQRRYRISGNKRDSVYFSLTAYNEPAPGSWSDRIVGIWRDSDPDEIGLTDSGDFSFEIGPLPGAAVLVTRDYQADPLTGRAMDWRIEALDPADPIRHGDAETAARLRASAAWLRTMFAILPMAVGVRVDDKHVLGHEVSNVANEFGAPYQVLDANFGWSARDACYSYGSFVLEEGEALVITHRPPQCRFWNLVVWNQFMASHNVDDARGSVNCHTAVPNSDGSVTIVVSRGMTAHPNSVTTLDYPQGNLAFRWFLADAVPARPEAAVVPIGDAPTTVS